In Helicobacter mastomyrinus, the sequence TCATATAGAATCTTATGAGAGATTAGCAGAGCTTGTAAATCAATTTCCTCTACTTTTTAGTGCTACGAGTGCACCTGAATATGTGATTACTAAAGATATGCTAAGACCGAGCCAAACGCAAAGGTGGTGGTTTGACTTAGCCTTGCCACGCGATATAGAATCTATAAATGATGAGAGGGTGCAGATTTTTTGTGTAGATGATTTGCAAGAAGTGGTACAAGAGCATAAAAGTGCAAGGGAGGAGAGTGCAAAAAGCGCGCATAAAATCGTAGAGCAATTTACGAGTAATTTTTTTGCTTGGTTGCAAACTTTAAGTGTTGAGCCTGTGATTAAGCATATCCGCTATTTGGCTAAGGAATCTGCCCTCAAAGAGCTAGATAGAGCGATTAAAAAAGGGTTTTTGCCACAAGAGTGTCGCCAGAGTGTGGAAAAGATTTTGCACGGGGCGTTTAATACCTTTCTGCATCAGCCTACAATGCGCCTACGTGCTGCAAGTGAGAGCCATCAGGGTGATCCTATTATCGAGGCAATGAAAAGTATGTTTGATATTAATGATGAGATTGTTATGTTGAATGGCTACAAATGCGAGAAAGATACTACTTTTTAAAGGAAGATTATGAAGTTTTCACAACTTTTTGTTAGCACACTTAAAGAAGCCCCCAAAGATGCTGTGTTAAAAAGCCATCAATACCTTGTCCGTGGAGGATTCATACAGCAGATAGGCAGTGGTATTTATAACTTTTTGCCCTTAGGGAAAAAGCTCCTTGATAAAGTCCGCGCGATTGTCAAAGAGGAGATGGACGCCACAGGAGCGCAAGAAGTGCTTATGGGGTTTGTTACCCCCGCGGAGCTATGGCGAGAATCTGGGCGATATGAGAAATATGGTAAGGAGCTTTTACGTTTTGCAGATAGGAAAGAGAATGAATTTGTGCTAGGACCTACGCACGAGGAGGCAGTTACATACATTGCTAAAAGCACTCTTAAAAGCTACAAGCAGCTACCTGTGCATCTCTATCAAATCCATACAAAATTCCGCGATGAATTGCGTCCGCGCTTTGGGCTTATGCGTGGGCGTGAATTTATAATGAAAGACGGATACAGCTTCCATAGTAGCACAGAGGATTTAGATAGGGAATTTAATGTAATGGAGGCTACTTATAAGCGAATTTTAGAGCGTATGGGCGTGGATTTTAAGGTTGTAGAGGCAGATTCTGGAGCGATTGGTGGGAGTGGGAGTAAGGAATTTATGGTGTTAGCTCCTTGCGGTGAGGATACGATTGTCGTATGCAAGGATTGTGAGTATGGTGCGAATATTGAGATTGGCACTAGAAAGCCCCGCACTACCCCTCGTCTAAATGAAGTAAAATATGATAGCAATCCCCCACGGGCAGCCTTTGCAAAGTTCCACACACCTGATGCAACCACAATAGAATCTCTAAGCACATTTTTTAAGGTGGATAAGTTTTTTACCATTAAGGCGATTGTGAAAAAGGCAATGAGGGCGGATAATAGCGGGGAATTGGTGTATTTTTTCGTGCGGGGTGATGATGATGGCGAGGAGACAAAAATGTTTAACACCCTTAATCGCAAGGATAGTAGCTTTTTGCTACTAGATGATGCGAGTGTAGAGGAGATTAGGGCTGTGGGGCTTGAAGTAGGATTCATAGGTCCTTATGGATTACGTCATATCACGCAGAGTGAGCATATTTATTTTGATGAGAACTTAAGGGAGGCTTCAAACCTTATTTGTGGGGCGAATGAGAGAGATTTTCACTTTGTAGGTGTGGATTTAAGCACATTTGAAGGCTTAGAATATGCTGATTTAGCAGTGGCAAAAGAAGGAGATTTATGCCCTAGATGTAGCGGGGAGCTTTACTATACTAAAGGCATAGAGGTGGGGCATATTTTTAAGCTAGGCACAAAGTATTCGAGTGCATTAAATGCGGAGTTTTTGAATAAAGAGGGCAAGAGTGAACCTTTCATTATGGGTTGCTATGGCTTTGGAATCTCGCGCATTTTGCCGGCGATTTTGGAGCAAAAAAGCGATGATTTGGGCTGTGTGTGGAGTAGGGAGGTGAGCGTTTTTGATATAGTGATTGTGATTTCAAACATTAAAGATAGCACACAAAGTCAATTTGCCTTTGCTTTATATGAGAATCTTAAGGCACAGGGCGTTGATGTGCTGCTTGATGAGCGTGATGAGCGATTTGGTGCAAAAATGAAAGATTTTGAGCTATTGGGATTTTATTGTGCGTTGATTGTGGGCAAGGCATTAGCAGAACAGAAAGTGGAGCTTGTTTTGCGTGAGGGATTGCAGAAAATAGAGTTAGATGCGCACGATTCTGCAAAGCTTGTAGGGCGGCTGCTTGGGATATTAGGAGGGGAAAATGTCTCATAAAACATTGACTATTGGCACACGAGGGAGTGCGTTGGCATTATGGCAGGCTGAATATATCAAATCCCGCCTTGAAAATGAATGCAATATCTTATCTCGCATTCAAATCGTCAAAACAAAGGGTGATAAGATACTTGATGTGCCATTGGCAAAAATCGGCGGCAAGGGGCTTTTTACAAAGGAGCTTGAGGAGCTGCTTTTGAGCGGAGAGATTGACTTAGCCGTGCATAGCCTTAAAGATGTGCCGGTGGAGTTTGTGAATGGGCTTGAGTTAGCTGCTATTACTGAACGTGAGGATTGTAGGGATAGCTTTTTGAGTATGTGTCATCCTAGTATTGAATCTTTGCCACAAGGTGCAAAAGTAGGCACAACCTCGCTTCGCCGCTCTATGCAGATAAAGAAGTTTCGCCCGGATTTAGACACGCTAAGTCTAAGGGGGAATGTGCAAACGCGTTTGCAAAAACTGCGCGATGGGGTATTTGATGCGATTATCTTAGCACAAGCGGGTATTAAGCGACTAGGGCTTAGCACAAATGATGTGGCATATATCGCACCTTTGGCTTTTATGATTCCAGCGATGGGGCAGGGTGCGTTGGGGATTGAAATGCGTAGTGATAGTGCGTATTTTGATACTATCACTAGACTTACCCACGCTCCTACTGCGCTGTGCGTGAGTGCAGAAAGGGCGTTTGTGCGAGAGCTAGAGGGCGGGTGTCAAGTGCCTATTGGCGTGTATGCGGAATATACAGACAAGAATCTTTGTTTAAAGGCTATCGTCGGGCTACCCGATGGCAGTGAGACAATAGAGGAGTATTTACAAGGAAAGATAGCATTAGCAGATATAAGAGCAGGGGAGAATCTAGGACGCACACTCGCACAGAGGTTTATCGTAAAAGGCGCGAGAGAGCTACTCACTCGTGCGCAAAAAATGGCATTTGTGTAAAACGATAGTTTTACACTATAAGTATTTCTAAGACTTGAGTCTTGTATAATGGAAAGTATGCTTTATGGAAGGGATAAAAGGAGAATGGGTTTAAGTGTAGTTAAAAGTTTAAAGGTTGCCTAGGGCAACCTTTAAGAGAGATTAGAAATCCCATTTGATTCTTACACCAGCTATTACGCTCCCTTGCTTATTGCTACTAGCTATAAGAAGTTTTGAAGTTTTTTTGCCTTCTGTGTTATAAAATGTAACTTGAGGAGCGACTTCAACATTTGCATTCGCCTTGTAGGGGAGCTGTAAGAATGCAGCGTAGCTGTGGATAGGACCACTTTGAGCGCTTCCTCCATAGGTAGCTTGATAACCAGCTCCAAGGATAAGAGATACATCTTGGCTTAATTTTGTGCCAAATTCTACCTTGCCCCCAGCAATTTCTGCGCCTAAGCCTACGCCATTACCTACGCTGGTAAAAGTATATCCACCTTTACTATAAGCTCCGGCAATTTGCTCACCATAGAGATAGCCGTTTTTACCATATTGTGCTACAAGTGAAAGGAATGAATTTCCAAAAGTAGGACGCAAGCCTAACCAAATATGATAAGCGTGTGTGCCGGGATTTGTTGCAATAAGGGAATTGTCAGGATTTATTGAGCCACTATTATAGTATTTGTATGAACCAGCAATTTTAAAAAATGGCTGTCCTTTATCATTATTAATCGTATAGTTTGCTGCGATACGAGGTGTTTCTTGATTGGGATTGTTGTTTGTCCCACTCCAACCATTCCCTCTTACATCTTCAAGCACACCGATGCTGAATCCTGCGATATTATATTGAAGCTGAATGTGGCGTTTAGCTGTTGGCAAACCACCAAAACCCACCATACCGCTATCAATATTGAGCCAGTTGCTACTAAAGCCATTATCAAAGCTTGGCGAATTTGTCTTACCAAAAAGCACTACCCCATATCCTGTATCATAGGATCCCCAATATTGTCTATAAGGAGCCGTTGTATTTCCATCTGCTGCAGGAATCACATCAGCTTCTCTTGCACCAAATTCCACATTCGCCTTGAATTTACCCATTTGCGCCCTTACACCAAATTGCGAGTTACTTTGCAATCCAAAGAGGAATGCTGCTGGATCTTCTGCTTTTGTGCTTTCACTATAGCCCATAAAACCACGAATAGAGCCATATATCTCAACTTTTTTATCATCATCGCTGTATATCTCAATTGCGCTTGCTGGCAATACAAGAAAAGCCGATAATGCACCACTTACAAGAACCTTTTTCATTAGAAACCTCCTAAAAAGTTGTTTGTTCAAATAATGAACTAAAACTATTATTGTTTAAAATAGAGGACTTGTCAATAAAAATATAAAATTTATAGAAGATAAAGTGAAAAATATATACATATCTTTTAAATTTTTCATTTAACGTAAGTTATATTTATCTTTTATTTAATAATATTTACTTAAGAAAAATATTTATTGCTTGATAAGTTGCATAAATTCTGCACGAGTTTTAGAATCTTTTTTAAACAAGCCTCTTAGTGCAGAAGTGATAATATGTGATTGCTGCTGTTTGCCACGCATTTCAAGACAGAGATGCCGTGCCTCACAAACGACCATTACGCCCTTTGGTTGTAATTCTTGAGTGAGTGAATCTGCTATCTCTGCGGTTAAACGCTCTTGAATCTGCAAACGATGCGTGAAAACTTCTGCCAACCGTGCTAATCCACTGATGCCCACAAGTTTATTTTGCGGAATATAGCCAATGGAGAGTGTGCCAAAAAATGGTAAGAGATGATGTTCGCACATTGAATAAAATGACAATTTCTTAAGCACTATCATTTCATCACATACACCATCTTCAAATACCTCTCCTAAAGCGTCTTTTGGACTTTTGCCATAGCCATTTAGTATATCTGTAAGGCTTTGTGCTAAACGCTTTGGTGTATGGACTAAGCCCTCACGGGCAGGATTCTCCCCTATATGGCTGCATAATGTACCAAAAAATATTTTGAGTTGCTGCTCTAGATTCATTGTTTGCCTTATTTTAATGTATTGCTTAAATGCTAAAAATGCGCTCCAAGCAAGGCTTTTATGCGATTTTGTATGCTAGGGTGAGTGCTTAGAATCTCCCCCTTACTAAAAAGATAGGCATTTGCGCGTGTGGGATTTGGCTCTTGGTAATTATTTTGTGCATAATCTTGGCTGATTTTCTGCAGTGCCCTTATCATAGGCTTACTATCCCTCATCAAATATGCCGCACCAGAATCTGCCATATACTCGCGATTACGACTGATAAAGAGGCTTAAAACAAGTGTAAGCAAAGGCAGCACAAACTGCAATACAAGTAAAATCATTCGCGCACTCCGCGCACCTTGAGAATTACCTGAACTAAAGTAAAAGGCAAAGATATTTACCCCTAAGAGCATAATATTGCTTAGAATCCCAACGCACATTGTCAATCGCACATCGCCGTGCCTGATATGGCTTAGTTCGTGGGCGATGACAGCCTTTAGCTCATCTTCATCAAGCTTGTCTAAAAGTGCGGAGGTAATGGCTATCATTGAGTTATTGGCATTCCAACCGCTTGCAAAGGCATTCATATAAGGGGCTTCTATGATGTAAAGGGCAGGCTCAAAGGGACATTTTGCCTTTTTAAGCAGATCTTGGAAGACGCCATAGAGACGAGATTCTCTGCGAGAGAGGACAAGAGTGGGATTGATACGTTTATATTCATTCCCACTTAGCATAATACGTGAGAATTGCCCGAGACTAAAGCAGATAATGGCAAATGCTATCACTGCCATACCAAAGGTAATGAGCGGAAATTCTCTTCCACTTAAGAGGAGAAAAAATCCTTCTTGCAAAGTAGGGGCATTTAAGCGGATAATATCGGCTAAAAGCCCAATGAGTGCAAAAATCACCATATATACACATAAAACCATATAGGTTTTATATCGGTTCATAGCAATGATTCGCTCAAAATGGGAGGTCATAGGCATATATCCTTATTGTCTCCTACCAAATGTAATGGCATAAGTGCTATTACGTAAATCAAATAATGGATCTTGTGGCTCTCCCACACCACTAGGCAATACGCCGGGCATAAATACATCTCCATTGCAATCTGTGCCATCATATTTTTTTACCCTCAATGTGCCTACTTCTAGTTCTTTGTGCTCACCGCTCCATAAGGCAGTCGTATCATTGGTTACATCATTAGGATTGGCAAAAACAAGCACCATTTTGTATTCGATAGGTTTTTTTGCTAACTTAGCCTTTGCATCAGATTCTAAAAAATTATCATCTTTAGTCTTTAGCTCATCTTGGCTTAGATAAGAGACACCATTTGTTGGGACAAATTTAAATCGTGCGGGGAGTATTTCTTGAGTTTTAGAATCTTTTACAAAAAATGTGTGAATACTATGATACATAGTGTTTGCCACACTGCCAGTGATACCCATTTTAGCAAGGTAGGCTTCATAATTGCGGAATGAAGCGACTTGTTGGGTGCGTTTTTGAATATTTTTTGTATCAACTTTGCCATTTTTGGGGACTTTCATAGCAAAAAAATCCCAAAACTCTTTTGGATTCTTGGCAAAGTTGATTTCTGTATTGAGCACAACCATTTCCCAATTATCTGTTTTACCATTGAGCTTAAGGGCTAAACCTCTTGCTTTAGACTTATCACTCGCATTTGGATTTCCTCCACCAAGTGAAAAGCGCACTTGTGTGGGAATAGATTTTTGAGATAAAAGGGGAATGTCTAGGGTTTTTGTAATGCCTTTTGCTGGGAGAAACTCTCCAGTAGCGCAGAAACCTTTTGTGTGATTGATTTTTTTATGCGGGTTATTTTTATCGCCATTAAGTGTATAAAAAATATCAGCTATTTTTTGAGCATCATGCTCTTCTTTTGCGTGTATGCTTGAGAGAAGCACAGAAGAGCATAGCCCTGCTATAAGGATTTTACCAATAGAAGATAGATTTGACATAATGTTCCTTAATGCTGAGATTAAAACGAGATTCTAAAATATATATACTTAAATATTATTTATAGCCAATGAGTGGTTTTGATATGTTAATGTGCGTAGAAAAGGCTATGGGCTTTACCCATAGCTCAAATATTATTGCTTGAGGTTAAGAAGAGTGTTAAGAATCTGGTCGGAGGTCGTTACGGCTTTTGAATTTGCTTGGAATCCTCTCTGAACTACAATAAGCTGTGTGAGAGATCGGCTTAAGTCCACATTACTCATCTCTAGCTTACTGCCCGATACCCCACCTCTACGTCCTGTGTTTGCTGCGCCAATCATTGGCTCTCCGGAATTTCCTGTTTGGGAAAATACATTGCCACCTTCAGCTTGCAAACCTGTGTTGTTCGCAAAATTTGCAAGGGCAACTTGTGCTAGAGCAATAGAGCGTCCATTACTAAAAGCCCCAAGCAATGAGCCATTGGAGTCAAAGCGAATATCCATCAAATCCCCTGCTTGATAGCCATTTTGATTAATGGAATAGGTTTCGGAGATTTTATCCACACTTGTTAATCCCCCAAATGTTTCATTCGCGCCAAATTTAAGCTCAAGCCTTTGTGGTCCCTTGCTTCCATTTTTTGGGTCAAATTGTAATATGGGAGGATTCATACCCGAAAGCGAACCATCGCCGTTAAAAGTTGCCCTTCCTCCTTCAAAGACATTGGGCTTGCTTGCAGAGCCACCGATAAATTGTGCTGGTTCAGGCACTATGGCTCTAAAGCTCCATACTGCATCACCTGTTTTCCAAAATTCAAAGCGAATGTTATGCTTACTTCCTAAACTATCGACAATATCTACGCTTGTAGCGTGTGTGGCTTTTGTAATTTTGCTTGTGCTAACCGATGAGCCTCCTTCGATGAGTGAAGCGGTGTTGAGGGCTTTCATCGTTTCTTTGAAAAGCACGTTATTAGTTACATTTTCGGAGAAGTGGCTTGTAACATAAAGGCTAAGATTGCGCTGCTCTTCATCATCTTCATCATTGCGATTGATAATCTCAAACATACCCCAATTATTAATCGTTACCCCTACTGAAGCGGTGCTTTCATGGTAAGTTTTTTCAGGATTCTTAATCATGTTTGCATCATATTGCATAAGGGCGCGTAAATCTTCAGTGGTTCTAAATTGTCCTGTAGTAGAATCTGCATCTTCAGATTTTGTATAGCGGTATCTAAAGGCGGTAATATCCTCTTCACCTTGAACAAACTCTTCAAATGCACCTGTTCCATCAGCAGTAATACGGATATTTTTGACTTTTTCACCGCCATCCATTTGATTGCGATTTTCAATTCTTAGCTGTCCTGAATCCACATAAGCACTTACACCTGTCTTATCACGGACGGAATTAATAGCATTTTGAGCTGCTACAATAGAGCTAATACCTGTAATTGCAGAATTATTTGAAAAGCTTATATTCTCTCCATTAATACCTATGGTGCTCACTTCATTGGTTGCTACAATTTCGTGTTTAATTGCAGCTGTTTTATAGCTCATCCAAATGCCTTGATTTTCATTGAGGGCAAAGGCATCTCCCTCATCGTTAAATAACACACCCATATCTTCACTTACTTGTGTAAGCATACCACGAGAATCATATACGGGGGCATTACCATCGGCTGTTGTTCGTGTTGTGGAATCAAGAGCGGCTACATCTCGTATTTGCTCTACGTGGCGTCCTGCATTAAGATTTGCACGTAATGTAATTGTTTTGGTTGCACGTGCAGGCATTACCATACCCGGGTCAATTTGAATATTTCTTATAGGTCCGGTATTATCTACCCTAAAGAAGTCAAAATCGCTCATTGTTTCAATTTCTGCAGATTCAAGTGGAGGGCGCACCCAGCCTTGCACGACATAGCCGCCTGTGGTTACAAGATTCCCATTTGCATCAAAGAGAAACTCACCATTACGCGTATAATTGTGTGTAGTGCCTCTATCAGGTGAAATAATGAAGAATCCATCACCCTCAATGGCTATATCTGTTTTAACATCAGTATTTTGTGTATTCCCTTGTGAAAACACCTTTGTTGTCGCATCAATCCCAACCCCTAAGCCGATTGAAAAGTCATTTTGCCCGCCTAACCCATTTTTATAGGGAGAAGTAGCAATAAGCTTGATTTGTGATAGCATATCCACAAAGGAAGCTCTTGAGTATTTAAAACCAACGGTATTAACATTGGCAATATTATTACTCTCCACATCAAGTGCAATTTGATGTGCCTGCATACCGCTAACACCTGACCACAAAGATCTTAACATATTGTATCCTTTCTTATAGAATCTAGCAATTTTATACCAAAAAGACAAGCAATATGTATTCCAAAAATAAGTATAGAGGATTGAAAAATATGAAGAGAGAAAAATCCCAAAAGTTAGCGTGTGCTTCCTACAGATGTTATTCGTGTTTTGCTTCTAAAGGCAGGTATGGCATTCCAAATAGATACAAGAAGGATTTTTTGAGCATCTTCTGGATTCATAAATTTATGTTTCATAAGCACCCTGCATACGAGGAGTTCATAGTATAATTTACCTACACCCCTATCATCAAGATAGGCTCTTTCAAAATCTCCACCAAAATATCGTGCTACATTACTCATACTGATTTCTTGATTGTTGAGTGTTTTTTTATAATCATTTGGGGAGGTATTAGGTGGAAATTTACTTACACGTGAGCTAATGAAAGTTAGGAGCTTTTCTTCTAAGTTTTGTATAAGCTCTAAAAAATGGACACTATTTTTGTCGATATGTTCCCTTGTGCGAATAGCTCGTTCCAGTGCATTTGGCTGAGAGCCTTTAACAAGAATGAGGGCGATTTGTGTTATCTTTGGTTCGGAGAGAATATTGATTACATATTGTTGCTTTATTTTTCCAGCCATATAGGATTGTTTTATATTATCAATTGCTTTGTCAAGATTAGGAGATTCAAACATTGTGTTAAAAATACCACACTCTTCTTTTGGGAGAAATTTTTGCAAATCTTCTTTATAATTCGTATTGGCGATAAAACCCTCTTCTTTGAGAACAAAAAACCTACGTACTAGGGTGTTTATGGTATTGAATTGCATACGACTGCCCTCCAAAGTTTTAAAATGAACACAAATAAATCGGTAAAAAAAATTTCCTTTAAAAAGATATATTTATTATGATGGATATTTTTATAAATAAAATATGGAATATTTTTATATATTTAATTATCCTAGAATGATAGATTTTTCTTGTTTTGAAATGATTTCTCCTATAATATTGGCTTGCTCTATACCGGTTTTGCGAAGTTCATAGACAAATTCCTTTGCCTCACCAAAAGGCAGGGCAAAGAGTAGCCCCCCTGATGTTTGTGCATCATAGTAGTAAATATCATCTTCTAGACTACATTGTATGGATACATATTGTTGTAAAGTCTTTTTGTTTTCATACGAACCACCCGGCACAATACCTACTTGAGCAAGTTCCTTGATACCATCAAATAATGGAATCTCTTGTGTATAAAAAAGCATACTTTTTGCCTCTATGTGATGGGGTTGCTCTGTCTTAGGAGCCCGACACATCTCAAGTGCGTGTCCTATTAACCCAAATCCCGTAATATCTGTGCAAGCGTGGATTTCATAACTTTGTGCGATATGTGCTGCATAAAGATTGAGCATAGACATAGCTTGTATTACTTGAGCACTATCTTTGAGACTACGAGCCTTAATAGCAGTAGTGAGAATCCCGCTTCCCAAAGGCTTGGTAAGCACGAGTGCATCACCAATTTGCCCGGTGTGATTACGCCACATAGAATCTTTATGCACGATGCCATTAACCGATAAGCCATATTTCTGCTCTTTGTCTTTAATAGTATGTCCGCCAAGCAACAATGCGCCAGATTCTGTAATCTTATCTAACCCACCTCTAAGAATGGCATTAGCTATATTGCTATCAAAATGCGCGCTATCCCACATGAGCAGATTCAACGCACTTAAAGCCTTGCCTCCCATCGCAAAAATATCACTCAAGGCATTTGCTGCGGCAATTTGCCCATAGATATAGGGGTCATCAACCACAGGCGTGATAAAATCCACGCTTGAGAGGATAGCATACTCGCTTTCATTGGAAAGTAGCATAGCTCCGCAGTCCTCATTACCCTCAAATCCAGCGAGCAAAAGAGGATTAGGCTTTTGGCTAAGCCCGCTAAAGATTTGTGATAAGTCTGCCAGACCCACTTTAGCTGCTCAACCCGCACATTGAATATGTTGGGTAAGTTCGTAATCCGCCATAGATAGCCCTAGAATGAAATGAGGCTATCGCTTATAAGCATATTTTGTATGCTCTCAAGCGAATTGCCTATCATACCGACTTTAAGCCGCTCTGTAAGAGCAAAATAGCTCAAACACGACCCACAAGAATAGATTTCAACTCCTTGCTTTTCAAGCTCTTTGAGGGCTTCTACAATCTCTGTGTTATCCACCTCTTTGTTATCGGTTGTGAGTAAAACGCCGCGATTGATAAAGAGAATCTTTTGAGGTAGTGCATCAGCATTGAGTAGGGATTTTAAAAAACCATTAACGAGCATACCGC encodes:
- a CDS encoding proline--tRNA ligase, which gives rise to MKFSQLFVSTLKEAPKDAVLKSHQYLVRGGFIQQIGSGIYNFLPLGKKLLDKVRAIVKEEMDATGAQEVLMGFVTPAELWRESGRYEKYGKELLRFADRKENEFVLGPTHEEAVTYIAKSTLKSYKQLPVHLYQIHTKFRDELRPRFGLMRGREFIMKDGYSFHSSTEDLDREFNVMEATYKRILERMGVDFKVVEADSGAIGGSGSKEFMVLAPCGEDTIVVCKDCEYGANIEIGTRKPRTTPRLNEVKYDSNPPRAAFAKFHTPDATTIESLSTFFKVDKFFTIKAIVKKAMRADNSGELVYFFVRGDDDGEETKMFNTLNRKDSSFLLLDDASVEEIRAVGLEVGFIGPYGLRHITQSEHIYFDENLREASNLICGANERDFHFVGVDLSTFEGLEYADLAVAKEGDLCPRCSGELYYTKGIEVGHIFKLGTKYSSALNAEFLNKEGKSEPFIMGCYGFGISRILPAILEQKSDDLGCVWSREVSVFDIVIVISNIKDSTQSQFAFALYENLKAQGVDVLLDERDERFGAKMKDFELLGFYCALIVGKALAEQKVELVLREGLQKIELDAHDSAKLVGRLLGILGGENVS
- the folE gene encoding GTP cyclohydrolase I FolE — protein: MNLEQQLKIFFGTLCSHIGENPAREGLVHTPKRLAQSLTDILNGYGKSPKDALGEVFEDGVCDEMIVLKKLSFYSMCEHHLLPFFGTLSIGYIPQNKLVGISGLARLAEVFTHRLQIQERLTAEIADSLTQELQPKGVMVVCEARHLCLEMRGKQQQSHIITSALRGLFKKDSKTRAEFMQLIKQ
- the selD gene encoding selenide, water dikinase SelD produces the protein MGLADLSQIFSGLSQKPNPLLLAGFEGNEDCGAMLLSNESEYAILSSVDFITPVVDDPYIYGQIAAANALSDIFAMGGKALSALNLLMWDSAHFDSNIANAILRGGLDKITESGALLLGGHTIKDKEQKYGLSVNGIVHKDSMWRNHTGQIGDALVLTKPLGSGILTTAIKARSLKDSAQVIQAMSMLNLYAAHIAQSYEIHACTDITGFGLIGHALEMCRAPKTEQPHHIEAKSMLFYTQEIPLFDGIKELAQVGIVPGGSYENKKTLQQYVSIQCSLEDDIYYYDAQTSGGLLFALPFGEAKEFVYELRKTGIEQANIIGEIISKQEKSIILG
- the htpX gene encoding zinc metalloprotease HtpX; translation: MTSHFERIIAMNRYKTYMVLCVYMVIFALIGLLADIIRLNAPTLQEGFFLLLSGREFPLITFGMAVIAFAIICFSLGQFSRIMLSGNEYKRINPTLVLSRRESRLYGVFQDLLKKAKCPFEPALYIIEAPYMNAFASGWNANNSMIAITSALLDKLDEDELKAVIAHELSHIRHGDVRLTMCVGILSNIMLLGVNIFAFYFSSGNSQGARSARMILLVLQFVLPLLTLVLSLFISRNREYMADSGAAYLMRDSKPMIRALQKISQDYAQNNYQEPNPTRANAYLFSKGEILSTHPSIQNRIKALLGAHF
- a CDS encoding catalase, whose product is MSNLSSIGKILIAGLCSSVLLSSIHAKEEHDAQKIADIFYTLNGDKNNPHKKINHTKGFCATGEFLPAKGITKTLDIPLLSQKSIPTQVRFSLGGGNPNASDKSKARGLALKLNGKTDNWEMVVLNTEINFAKNPKEFWDFFAMKVPKNGKVDTKNIQKRTQQVASFRNYEAYLAKMGITGSVANTMYHSIHTFFVKDSKTQEILPARFKFVPTNGVSYLSQDELKTKDDNFLESDAKAKLAKKPIEYKMVLVFANPNDVTNDTTALWSGEHKELEVGTLRVKKYDGTDCNGDVFMPGVLPSGVGEPQDPLFDLRNSTYAITFGRRQ
- the flgE gene encoding flagellar hook protein FlgE yields the protein MLRSLWSGVSGMQAHQIALDVESNNIANVNTVGFKYSRASFVDMLSQIKLIATSPYKNGLGGQNDFSIGLGVGIDATTKVFSQGNTQNTDVKTDIAIEGDGFFIISPDRGTTHNYTRNGEFLFDANGNLVTTGGYVVQGWVRPPLESAEIETMSDFDFFRVDNTGPIRNIQIDPGMVMPARATKTITLRANLNAGRHVEQIRDVAALDSTTRTTADGNAPVYDSRGMLTQVSEDMGVLFNDEGDAFALNENQGIWMSYKTAAIKHEIVATNEVSTIGINGENISFSNNSAITGISSIVAAQNAINSVRDKTGVSAYVDSGQLRIENRNQMDGGEKVKNIRITADGTGAFEEFVQGEEDITAFRYRYTKSEDADSTTGQFRTTEDLRALMQYDANMIKNPEKTYHESTASVGVTINNWGMFEIINRNDEDDEEQRNLSLYVTSHFSENVTNNVLFKETMKALNTASLIEGGSSVSTSKITKATHATSVDIVDSLGSKHNIRFEFWKTGDAVWSFRAIVPEPAQFIGGSASKPNVFEGGRATFNGDGSLSGMNPPILQFDPKNGSKGPQRLELKFGANETFGGLTSVDKISETYSINQNGYQAGDLMDIRFDSNGSLLGAFSNGRSIALAQVALANFANNTGLQAEGGNVFSQTGNSGEPMIGAANTGRRGGVSGSKLEMSNVDLSRSLTQLIVVQRGFQANSKAVTTSDQILNTLLNLKQ
- the hemC gene encoding hydroxymethylbilane synthase is translated as MSHKTLTIGTRGSALALWQAEYIKSRLENECNILSRIQIVKTKGDKILDVPLAKIGGKGLFTKELEELLLSGEIDLAVHSLKDVPVEFVNGLELAAITEREDCRDSFLSMCHPSIESLPQGAKVGTTSLRRSMQIKKFRPDLDTLSLRGNVQTRLQKLRDGVFDAIILAQAGIKRLGLSTNDVAYIAPLAFMIPAMGQGALGIEMRSDSAYFDTITRLTHAPTALCVSAERAFVRELEGGCQVPIGVYAEYTDKNLCLKAIVGLPDGSETIEEYLQGKIALADIRAGENLGRTLAQRFIVKGARELLTRAQKMAFV